A single genomic interval of Penaeus vannamei isolate JL-2024 chromosome 33, ASM4276789v1, whole genome shotgun sequence harbors:
- the LOC138867977 gene encoding uncharacterized protein, with translation MSLITNITLITNTINTTNITNTTPITYTTNTNNITNPTFITHTTTLSLLYTTLLTNTTNFTTSPSSPTPPSPLTHHPPTQHPPGTLVTNRPNNHKQTTTNTISITNTTNFTSPTPPHPPPTGSKKEEERDIA, from the exons ATGTCTCTCATCACCAATATTACCCTTATTACCAACACTATCAACACCACTAACATTACCAACACCACACCCATTACttacaccaccaacaccaacaacatcaccAACCCCACTTTCATCACCCACACCACCACACTCTCTTTACTCTACACCACCCtcctcaccaacaccaccaactttacaacatcaccctcatcacccacacctccctcacctctcacccaccacccacccacccaacacccaCCGGGGACACTGGTCACAAACAGaccaaacaatcacaaacaaaccaccaccaacaccatcagcatcaccaacaccaccaacttTACAtcacccacacctccccacccaccacccactgg aagtaaaaaggaagaagaaagagacattgCGTAA
- the LOC113803377 gene encoding uncharacterized protein — MLELSSREVATVALRLLRPLRAASTGGFLRPSPARQEVCLEEVNGLLYREEMSEKRLGDEDPELQPKPPPKENEIFHIPVSIPRNINIPRFHSQVPFPAPIPRFYSQVPFPDFIPRSHSQVPFPAPNSQVPFPDSIPRSHSQPPIPRSHFQISFPDPHSQIPFPPPPPYSQIPFLDPHSQTPFPDTIPVPPFPDTIPATHSRPPIPRFPIPDPQFPEPIPGPPFPDPIPAPHHSQIPFPSLPFPDHIPRSPIPAPPFPDPIPRSPIPAPTHSQIPHSQIPFQPPTIPRSHSRPYHSQIPHSSPPIPRSPIPAPSTIPTSYSRPPPPFPDPPFPDPPFPDPAFPPPPPFPDPIPTPPISRSPIPAPLPHSQIPFPPHPPFPDPPFRVPSPAPHPFPEPPFPPPPIPRFPIPAPSPPPPFPDPIPSGTALGIPVRRRVPIGVSGTATKSRLLGHSDWSKLSYN; from the exons atgttggaa CTGTCAAGCAGAGAAGTAGCAACTGTCGCCCTCAGGCTCCTTCGTCCATTGAGAGCCGCCAGCACAGGAGGCTTTCTGCGCCCGTCGCCTGCAAGACAAGAAGTTTGCTTGGAGGAAGTGAACGGTTTGCTTTATCGCGAGGAGATGTCTGAGAAGAGATTAGGggatgagg ATCCTGAACTTCAG CCAAAGCCACCGCCAAAAGAGAACGAAATATTCCACATTCCAGTCTCGATACCTAGAAATATCAATATTCCCAGATTCCATTCTCAGGTCCCATTCCCGGCCCCCATTCCCAGATTCTATTCTCAGGTCCCATTCCCAGATTTCATTCCCAGGTCCCATTCCCAGGTCCCATTCCCAGCCCCCAATTCCCAGGTCCCATTCCCAGATTCCATTCCCAGGTCCCATTCCCAGCCCCCAATTCCCAGATCCCATTTCCAGATCTCATTCCCGGACCCCCATTCCCAGATCCcattcccgcctccccccccctattcccaGATCCCATTCCTGGACCCCCATTCCCAGACCCCATTCCCAGATACCATTCCTGTTCCCCCATTCCCAGATACCATTCCTGCCACCCATTCCCGGCCCCCAATTCCCAGATTCCCCATTCCCGACCCACAATTCCCAGAACCCATTCCCGGCCCCCCATTCCCAGATCCCATTCCAGCCCCCCACCATTCCCAGATCCCATTCCCATCCCTACCATTCCCAGATCACATTCCCAGATCCCCCATTCCAGCCCCCCCATTCCCAGATCCCATTCCCAGATCCCCCATTCCCGCCCCCACCCATTCCCAGATCCCCCATTCCCAGATCCCATTCCAGCCCCCCACCATTCCCAGATCCCATTCCCGTCCCTACCATTCCCAGATCCCCCATTCCAGCCCCCCCATTCCCAGATCCCCCATTCCCGCCCCCTCCACCATTCCCACATCTtattcccgcccccctcccccattcccagaTCCCCCATTCCCAGATCCCCCATTCCCAGATCCCGCATTCCCGCCCCCTCCACCATTCCCagatcccatccccaccccacccatttcCAGATCCCCcattcccgcccccctcccccattcccagaTCCCATTcccgccccaccccccattcccggATCCCCCATTCCGGGTCCCATCCCCAGCCCCCCACCCATTCCCAGAGCCCCCATTCCCGCCCCCACCCATTCCCAGATTCCCcattcccgccccctcccctcctcccccattcccagaTCCCATTCCTAGCGGTACCGCCCTTGGGATTCCCGTCCGAAGACGCGTTCCGATCGGTGTCTCTGGAACGGCCACAAAATCTCGCCTCTTGGGACACTCTGATTGGTCGAAATTGAGTTACAACTGA